The Phycisphaeraceae bacterium genome has a window encoding:
- a CDS encoding heavy-metal-associated domain-containing protein, which produces MRFQIPFMAVMAAALLVLPGCSSTRTTGDSMTGASAGVTDEPVRQSPVTMIVHGMSCPLCANNIDLLLRRVRGVTDVNINLADGAVKVHVDKANPPTYAALARAVDQSGFTLVKVETP; this is translated from the coding sequence ATGCGATTCCAAATTCCGTTCATGGCCGTGATGGCCGCCGCCCTCCTTGTGTTGCCGGGCTGCAGTTCGACCAGGACCACCGGCGATTCGATGACCGGCGCGTCCGCCGGTGTGACTGATGAGCCGGTCCGTCAGTCACCTGTGACGATGATCGTGCATGGCATGTCGTGCCCGCTCTGCGCCAACAACATCGACCTGCTGTTGCGGCGCGTGCGCGGCGTGACGGACGTCAACATCAACCTCGCCGACGGCGCGGTGAAAGTCCATGTGGACAAGGCCAATCCGCCCACGTATGCCGCCCTGGCGCGAGCCGTGGATCAGAGCGGCTTCACGCTGGTGAAAGTCGAGACGCCGTGA
- a CDS encoding endonuclease/exonuclease/phosphatase family protein, which yields MIEQTPTPASCQTRRAWRLFRRVVVLALVITLGWYGFGRIVAPLRAVRIVGPGQSVQPDAAAEVARSPDAGDTTAGAAVPPAAPPARPPRAAAQNTLRLVTWNIAHGRGLHESNFTGEVRDTRLARLAAIARTLKELNADIVILNEADFDCSWSHRVNQAKVIASEAGYPWRAEQRNFDASIPFFAMRFGNAVLSRWPIRHVERIDHPAARWWQAALAGWKRGLLAVIDVPGLGRLNVVAAHLDQSAMEEETRIASAESIRERLKRDDLPAIIAGDLNTAPPGFPRVVAKRLERTALSVFTDDGAFHTLPVADPAPEDATYPAPDPKRVIDWILVPSGWRINSRRVVVTDLSDHALVVMEVGVGRVVR from the coding sequence ATGATCGAGCAGACGCCAACTCCCGCATCCTGTCAAACCCGCCGGGCGTGGCGGTTATTCCGCCGCGTCGTGGTGCTCGCGCTGGTCATCACGCTGGGCTGGTACGGCTTCGGGCGCATCGTCGCCCCGCTTCGGGCGGTGCGGATCGTGGGTCCGGGCCAGTCCGTGCAGCCCGACGCCGCGGCCGAAGTCGCCAGGTCACCGGATGCGGGCGACACAACCGCCGGGGCGGCCGTTCCGCCCGCCGCGCCACCGGCCCGTCCCCCCAGGGCCGCCGCGCAGAACACGCTGCGCCTCGTCACCTGGAACATCGCGCACGGCCGGGGCTTGCACGAATCGAACTTCACCGGCGAGGTTCGGGACACGCGACTGGCGCGGCTGGCCGCCATCGCCCGGACGCTCAAGGAACTCAACGCCGACATCGTGATCCTCAACGAGGCGGACTTCGACTGCTCGTGGTCGCACCGCGTGAATCAGGCGAAGGTGATCGCCTCCGAAGCGGGCTACCCCTGGCGGGCGGAGCAGCGGAACTTCGACGCGTCGATTCCCTTCTTCGCCATGCGCTTCGGCAACGCGGTGCTGAGCCGCTGGCCGATCCGCCACGTCGAGCGCATCGACCACCCCGCCGCGCGCTGGTGGCAGGCGGCCTTGGCCGGGTGGAAGCGCGGCCTGCTCGCCGTAATCGATGTGCCGGGTCTGGGGCGGCTGAACGTGGTCGCCGCCCACCTCGACCAGTCGGCGATGGAAGAGGAGACGCGCATCGCCTCCGCCGAGTCGATCCGCGAGCGGCTGAAGCGCGATGACCTGCCCGCCATCATTGCCGGCGACCTCAACACCGCGCCGCCGGGCTTCCCCCGCGTGGTCGCCAAGCGGCTGGAGCGCACCGCGCTGTCGGTGTTCACCGACGATGGCGCATTCCATACGCTGCCCGTGGCCGACCCCGCGCCCGAGGATGCGACCTACCCCGCCCCCGACCCCAAGCGGGTGATCGACTGGATTCTCGTGCCGAGCGGCTGGCGGATCAACTCCCGCCGCGTGGTGGTGACGGATCTGTCGGATCACGCGCTGGTGGTGATGGAGGTGGGGGTGGGGCGGGTCGTTCGGTAG